In Pseudobdellovibrionaceae bacterium, the following proteins share a genomic window:
- a CDS encoding efflux RND transporter permease subunit has protein sequence MSRIIKYFIDRSFVVNLIAGFICLAGAITLTSMKRDLIPPFEFQMIQAHISLPGATPEEMEKFVVFPLEESLKGLPGLEKVESKSSPGSAEINLFYDASFNKMTEATETVRSRIEAQRVRLPQSIRHIKVERVRVNEVFLFVLALENFEEDNTDHRLYIKKLEEKLGQIRGVVRTEVHARARDVYIEFFPERLKSYDISATQARRAVLESLRLTPIGQVTDNESRFSVELAKADTSLEDLKNLPITSNLRGDAVTLRQIAKVHYRLADRDRIVQYNGEPTVTLRILKDTHSDTIDLKGQVLRVVADYNKTLPTPLVATVFADGPAFIEKQIQVLNRNGLLGLALVILILVLLLNWRTSIMTVLGLPVAYLGTLVVLQQMGVAIDLISIIGMILVIGILVDDAIIVSERYVENLQEGLPPREAAYRAARDLLVPVTGTVLTTIVAFAPMLLIKSEISTVLFAVPLVIIVSLVFSWMESFFILPNHLAHFVKSAPKQSEDSWFNRIRRGYESLLRWTLKGRYPIILVLLVLFGASGYWAAKKLRHDFNLQINLERVTVFAALNQSTSLDDSMKQLAPLQETLLKLPKSEVETVYSRIGSVWMDGRMQEGYRFARFDLYLDKNTDYPTRLRDKVQEHTEKLLAPFKESGQFEKIYSKASRENLDKDKSSMVTVQIRGGEEVDFHEIEKSLAAAALKVEGIKEVVEDPDRYRTSWQFMADPKSLLQHNLSPTELANQLRGLFVPDELIETRISGERVYIYTQSLRDRPPRFEELSHLSVVTPRGIDVPLRFLGQWKQKTTLNRIQHLDGRRELKVDFKFDPQKTNSTTAKGNIRSAIESVQQTFPTYDISVVDTNEEEAKNRAWALKVAAVAVSAVLLILALILGSLTQPLLVGLPIPFGLIGIIWALYLHDLPLGLMAIIGLVGTVGVSVNDSLIMVNHMNHLAAKAGKTLDREHIINGASSRFRAILLTTITTLGGVFPMAYSFGGESGFTQPLAFSMGWGLSFSTLLTLFILPALLEIRGDVLKLLDRIWNWQKGRSAVAKTIPSMSEDLTQPSLIESPELVAMKEHNWEDPANNQHPDL, from the coding sequence ATGAGCCGGATAATTAAGTACTTTATTGACCGTTCCTTTGTTGTGAATTTGATCGCAGGCTTTATCTGTCTAGCTGGGGCCATCACTCTCACATCCATGAAGAGGGACCTCATACCCCCCTTTGAGTTCCAGATGATCCAAGCCCACATCTCACTGCCGGGAGCAACACCCGAGGAAATGGAGAAATTTGTCGTCTTCCCATTGGAGGAGTCTCTCAAAGGCTTGCCCGGCCTGGAAAAAGTGGAGTCAAAAAGCTCTCCAGGTAGCGCAGAAATTAATCTTTTTTATGATGCCAGCTTCAATAAAATGACTGAAGCCACGGAAACCGTTCGCTCACGCATCGAAGCCCAAAGAGTGCGCCTGCCTCAGTCCATCCGTCACATTAAAGTCGAACGGGTCAGGGTTAACGAGGTCTTCCTGTTTGTTCTCGCCTTGGAGAATTTTGAAGAGGACAACACCGACCATCGGCTCTACATCAAGAAACTAGAGGAAAAACTCGGACAAATCCGTGGCGTGGTAAGAACTGAGGTTCATGCCCGGGCCAGGGACGTTTACATCGAGTTTTTTCCCGAAAGACTCAAAAGTTATGATATTTCGGCGACTCAGGCCCGGCGCGCAGTGCTTGAGTCACTGAGACTCACCCCGATTGGCCAGGTCACCGACAACGAATCCCGCTTTTCCGTGGAACTGGCCAAGGCTGACACTTCGCTTGAGGACCTCAAAAACCTCCCCATCACCTCCAACCTGCGTGGCGATGCCGTTACTTTGCGACAAATTGCCAAAGTCCATTACCGACTTGCAGATCGGGATCGTATTGTCCAATACAATGGTGAGCCCACCGTCACCCTACGAATTCTAAAGGACACTCATTCGGATACCATCGACCTCAAGGGGCAGGTTCTTAGGGTTGTGGCCGATTACAACAAAACTCTGCCAACTCCCCTAGTAGCCACCGTCTTTGCTGATGGGCCGGCCTTTATTGAAAAGCAGATCCAGGTCCTCAACCGCAATGGTCTCCTCGGCCTGGCTTTGGTCATTTTGATTTTGGTTCTCTTGCTCAACTGGCGCACCTCAATCATGACGGTATTGGGACTTCCAGTTGCCTACCTGGGCACCCTAGTGGTTCTTCAGCAAATGGGCGTGGCGATTGATTTGATTTCCATTATCGGCATGATCTTGGTCATCGGAATTCTTGTTGATGACGCCATCATCGTCAGCGAACGCTATGTGGAGAATTTGCAGGAGGGTCTTCCTCCTCGCGAGGCGGCTTACCGTGCGGCAAGGGATCTGCTTGTTCCGGTGACAGGAACTGTTCTCACCACTATCGTGGCCTTTGCACCCATGCTCCTCATCAAAAGTGAGATCTCAACAGTACTGTTTGCCGTCCCCCTGGTGATCATTGTCTCTCTGGTGTTCAGTTGGATGGAAAGCTTTTTTATTCTGCCCAATCACCTCGCCCACTTCGTCAAGTCTGCGCCCAAGCAATCAGAGGACTCTTGGTTCAATCGTATTCGCCGGGGTTACGAGTCTCTTTTGCGCTGGACCCTTAAAGGGCGCTACCCCATCATTCTCGTCCTCCTTGTTCTGTTTGGTGCCAGTGGTTACTGGGCGGCAAAGAAATTACGCCATGACTTTAACCTGCAGATCAATCTTGAGCGGGTCACAGTTTTTGCGGCCCTCAATCAAAGCACCTCCCTGGATGACTCAATGAAGCAACTGGCTCCGCTTCAGGAAACACTACTCAAACTTCCCAAGAGCGAGGTCGAGACAGTCTATTCGCGAATCGGTAGTGTGTGGATGGACGGTCGCATGCAGGAGGGCTACCGATTTGCACGCTTCGACCTCTATCTGGACAAAAACACCGACTACCCGACTCGACTGAGAGACAAGGTTCAGGAACACACCGAAAAGCTCCTGGCTCCGTTCAAAGAGTCAGGACAGTTTGAAAAGATCTACTCAAAGGCGAGCAGGGAAAACCTAGACAAAGACAAAAGCTCAATGGTCACCGTGCAGATTCGCGGCGGCGAAGAGGTGGACTTCCATGAAATTGAAAAGTCTCTCGCTGCAGCGGCCCTAAAGGTGGAAGGAATCAAGGAAGTGGTAGAAGATCCCGATCGCTACCGCACGTCATGGCAATTTATGGCTGATCCCAAATCCCTTCTCCAGCACAACCTGAGCCCGACAGAACTTGCCAACCAGCTGCGCGGCCTGTTTGTCCCTGATGAACTGATTGAAACGCGCATTTCGGGGGAACGGGTGTACATTTACACCCAAAGCCTCCGCGACAGACCGCCAAGATTTGAGGAGTTGAGCCATTTGTCCGTGGTCACACCTCGTGGCATTGATGTTCCCTTGCGTTTTTTGGGACAGTGGAAACAAAAGACGACCCTCAATAGAATCCAACATTTGGATGGTCGAAGAGAGCTTAAGGTGGATTTTAAGTTTGATCCGCAAAAGACAAATTCCACGACTGCAAAGGGCAACATCAGGTCTGCGATTGAATCGGTGCAACAGACGTTCCCCACCTATGATATTTCTGTCGTCGATACCAACGAGGAGGAAGCCAAAAATCGTGCCTGGGCTCTTAAGGTTGCAGCTGTTGCTGTGAGTGCCGTACTATTGATCCTGGCTTTGATATTGGGCAGTCTGACTCAACCCTTGTTGGTGGGCCTGCCAATTCCCTTTGGCTTGATTGGCATCATATGGGCTCTCTATCTGCACGATTTGCCTTTGGGTCTGATGGCGATAATTGGTTTGGTAGGGACTGTGGGAGTCTCAGTGAATGACTCACTCATAATGGTCAACCACATGAATCACCTGGCGGCAAAAGCCGGAAAGACCTTAGACCGAGAGCATATCATCAACGGCGCTTCGTCTCGGTTTCGCGCGATTCTTCTCACCACCATCACCACTCTCGGTGGCGTCTTCCCCATGGCCTACTCCTTTGGCGGAGAATCTGGATTTACCCAACCCCTGGCTTTTTCTATGGGATGGGGTTTGAGCTTTTCCACCCTCCTCACCTTGTTCATTCTTCCAGCACTCCTAGAGATTCGTGGGGATGTGCTCAAACTATTGGATAGAATTTGGAATTGGCAAAAAGGGAGATCCGCAGTAGCAAAGACAATTCCCTCAATGAGTGAGGACCTCACACAACCGTCTCTCATCGAGTCGCCTGAACTGGTTGCAATGAAAGAACACAACTGGGAAGACCCCGCCAACAACCAACATCCAGATCTCTAG
- a CDS encoding Hsp20/alpha crystallin family protein, producing MTIEQSIEQIEKLFHVVTGRSASEHQGTYAPLHPETDPVVTIERRIEDLVTLLQNPAVIPPAQIWTPPMSVWENEREYLIKLDLAGVKKEDIDLSIRGNVLFVSGSRKPRAPEAGYTLRVTEKTVGPFQREIILPLGVATARLHSQVIDGVLEIQIPKGGDENSTSSAKTGKH from the coding sequence ATGACCATTGAACAAAGCATTGAACAGATTGAAAAACTCTTTCACGTTGTAACCGGTCGCTCGGCAAGTGAACATCAAGGGACTTATGCTCCTCTTCACCCAGAGACTGATCCAGTTGTTACCATCGAACGTCGTATTGAAGATTTGGTGACCCTCCTGCAGAATCCGGCAGTGATCCCGCCTGCCCAAATTTGGACTCCACCCATGTCGGTTTGGGAAAACGAGCGAGAGTATTTGATCAAGCTGGACCTTGCCGGAGTCAAAAAAGAGGATATCGACCTGTCGATTCGGGGCAACGTCCTCTTTGTGTCGGGTTCACGCAAACCGCGGGCTCCCGAAGCCGGTTACACCCTGCGTGTGACTGAGAAAACCGTAGGCCCCTTTCAGCGGGAAATCATTCTCCCTCTCGGAGTTGCCACGGCTCGCCTCCACTCTCAAGTCATCGACGGAGTGTTGGAAATTCAAATTCCCAAAGGTGGAGACGAGAATTCGACTTCCTCTGCCAAAACCGGAAAACACTAA
- a CDS encoding aminotransferase class IV, giving the protein MDVLSTDKVLEVLRLKTAYANDKYLAMYSTWFGGVVTEPALMTVPVDDHMVHRGDGVFEAFRSRQGTLLEMDAHLDRLERSAGSLGIHLPHGREEIFRICVEMMNLAPGQDVLFRLYVSRGPGGFTTNPYECVASQLYIVMTLFKPYPAEKYAEGVSAVTSHVLAKPAPFSQIKSCNYLPNVMMKKESVDRGVDFTVCFTEDGFLGEGSTENILIVTDMGEVLAPLFDYTLQGTTLLRVLELARNLIGPGTGVSRVDLEKLRHEDLARAKEVMLAGTTIGVLPVTRWESKTVGSGRPGPVFQLLHTELKKLYGDF; this is encoded by the coding sequence ATGGATGTCCTCTCCACAGATAAAGTCCTAGAGGTTCTTCGCCTCAAGACGGCTTATGCCAATGACAAGTATCTTGCCATGTACTCCACCTGGTTTGGTGGAGTGGTGACGGAGCCAGCCTTGATGACGGTTCCGGTGGATGATCATATGGTTCATCGTGGCGATGGGGTGTTTGAAGCCTTTCGGTCTCGGCAGGGAACACTGTTGGAGATGGATGCTCATTTGGACCGACTGGAGAGATCGGCAGGTTCATTGGGAATTCACCTTCCCCATGGCCGAGAGGAGATCTTCCGGATCTGCGTGGAAATGATGAATTTGGCTCCAGGCCAGGATGTTCTTTTTCGCCTGTATGTTTCACGGGGGCCTGGAGGTTTTACCACCAACCCCTATGAATGTGTGGCCAGTCAGCTCTATATTGTCATGACTCTGTTTAAGCCTTATCCCGCAGAGAAATACGCAGAGGGCGTGTCAGCCGTTACGAGCCATGTGTTAGCCAAGCCAGCACCTTTTAGCCAAATCAAGAGCTGTAATTACCTGCCTAACGTCATGATGAAGAAAGAATCCGTGGATCGCGGAGTGGACTTTACCGTTTGTTTTACAGAAGACGGCTTCTTGGGTGAAGGCTCCACAGAAAATATCTTGATTGTAACTGACATGGGAGAGGTGTTAGCCCCACTTTTTGATTATACTCTTCAAGGGACAACCCTGTTGCGAGTTCTGGAGTTGGCGCGAAACCTCATTGGGCCCGGTACGGGAGTCAGCCGGGTGGACCTGGAAAAACTACGACATGAGGATTTGGCTCGAGCCAAAGAAGTGATGTTGGCGGGCACAACCATCGGGGTTTTACCCGTAACAAGGTGGGAATCCAAAACCGTGGGTTCAGGAAGGCCCGGGCCTGTGTTCCAGTTATTGCATACCGAACTCAAGAAGCTTTATGGTGACTTTTAA
- a CDS encoding TolC family protein, whose translation MTVRMMTRMLAVVITTLAIQAEATQEQTTDSAKQWTAKEFLSQFLAADEDLVQAQSRLEVSRQIWLGADDLYTSRLSVSPTANWKDQTFSSSAGKSTYDDQSSEVTGRLVQSFPSGTELEFKAQGYMERTNPTLGGIDRQYTLTLNQPLWQNAFGRQWRLERDRALDSYEGEQASIAASKLVACEKGLNLYFTAYAAQEAERDHALILNSAEKALQIAKSAYQKRLVRPIDYMAAQADFLRIQGLKLQADQELSQSLTVLASYNEKALSALVLTDPSSLLQALPSEDPQWSSHPQALASLKEVTAGEKAIAKAEDLAKSQLNLLLQAGQMEGRVESGADLLDYDENFYKVGLQWTIPLGDTNLSAEIERKRAEKRAALARQAAAERMWKEDLQQQRINRATKSEQLNLSERKIKLYDQQLKEAFRLLRVGKLEFNDFIRYQDTLLNERIARHRLRSQMWEAWSRWQFLSHRTQALCLEGGV comes from the coding sequence GTGACAGTGAGGATGATGACGAGAATGCTGGCAGTTGTGATTACAACGTTGGCGATTCAAGCAGAAGCAACTCAAGAACAAACAACAGATTCCGCAAAGCAATGGACAGCAAAAGAATTCTTGAGCCAATTCCTGGCTGCTGACGAGGATCTTGTTCAGGCTCAAAGCCGGCTTGAGGTGAGCCGTCAAATCTGGTTGGGAGCCGATGACCTCTATACCAGCCGACTGTCAGTCTCGCCAACAGCCAACTGGAAGGATCAGACGTTCTCCTCTAGCGCCGGCAAATCTACCTACGATGATCAAAGCTCCGAGGTCACGGGACGCCTGGTGCAATCTTTCCCCTCAGGAACTGAGCTGGAATTTAAAGCCCAGGGCTACATGGAAAGAACCAACCCCACCCTCGGTGGCATTGATCGACAATACACTCTCACCCTCAATCAACCACTTTGGCAGAATGCCTTCGGCCGTCAATGGCGTTTGGAGAGGGATCGGGCCCTCGATTCCTATGAAGGCGAACAGGCTTCTATTGCTGCATCCAAATTAGTCGCTTGCGAGAAGGGATTAAATCTTTACTTTACGGCCTACGCAGCTCAAGAGGCGGAGCGAGACCATGCCCTCATTTTGAATTCAGCAGAAAAGGCTCTTCAGATCGCTAAATCCGCTTACCAGAAAAGACTCGTCAGACCCATTGACTACATGGCGGCACAAGCTGACTTTTTGCGCATTCAAGGACTGAAGCTCCAAGCTGACCAGGAGCTCAGTCAGTCTCTTACGGTTCTCGCATCCTACAATGAAAAGGCCTTGTCCGCCTTGGTGCTGACGGACCCGAGTTCCCTCTTACAGGCTCTTCCCTCTGAGGACCCACAGTGGTCCAGTCACCCCCAAGCGCTTGCCAGCCTCAAGGAAGTTACCGCCGGGGAAAAGGCCATCGCCAAAGCCGAAGATCTGGCCAAGTCCCAACTGAACCTTCTACTACAGGCCGGACAGATGGAAGGTCGAGTGGAATCCGGAGCTGACCTATTGGATTACGACGAAAACTTCTACAAAGTTGGCCTCCAGTGGACCATCCCCCTTGGAGACACCAACCTCTCAGCCGAGATCGAAAGGAAGCGAGCTGAAAAGAGGGCAGCACTCGCCCGCCAGGCAGCTGCCGAACGCATGTGGAAAGAGGACCTTCAACAACAGCGGATCAATCGCGCCACCAAATCCGAGCAACTGAATCTAAGTGAGCGCAAAATCAAACTTTATGATCAGCAACTCAAGGAAGCCTTTCGCTTGCTGCGCGTCGGCAAACTGGAGTTCAATGATTTTATTCGCTATCAGGACACTCTTCTCAACGAGCGCATCGCCAGACATCGACTGCGTTCGCAGATGTGGGAAGCCTGGTCCCGATGGCAATTCCTGAGTCACCGGACTCAGGCCTTGTGTTTGGAAGGTGGGGTATGA